A part of Sulfurifustis variabilis genomic DNA contains:
- a CDS encoding putative bifunctional diguanylate cyclase/phosphodiesterase, with translation MDFCGLLAAAVALFAAAFPGKGFADGAERAVRVGVWDNPPIVFRDAAGRHAGIAIDVLEQIARAEGWELVYEHAPWGELLERMERGEIDLLTGIGYSAERAGRFVFTGESLIGNWGVVYKGRGLPIASPLDLANRRVAFMRNAIHSDAFADLLRRFQVRFTALYTDSYEDALKAVATGAADAAVVNRVFGTMHAHRYAVDITGIVFNPVYVHYAGHAGTAGLVARIDGHLARLKAQPDSPYYASLERWLTEHEVRAPTWLPAAIAGGALALTLVGGGAWLLRMQVQRRTRELALRSNELEAAIEQRREAQERLKHFALYDALTGLPNRASFLERFPVFVAEPERQKSRAAVLFIDIDHLKTVNESLGHAAGDELIRAVAERLRACLRANDSIFRFGGDEFLVAANQIHSIGDAEAVASRLLRSLKQPVDIAGRPVYASASIGIAVYPDDETTVEGLLKCADAAMYHAKEHGRNRYQLYRSGLIDAVVERLDIDTRLRQALERAELTLHYQPIVALADGRVIGTEALIRWNDPEHGLMRPDVFIPHAERSGAIVPVGAWVLSEACRQAIAWHQDSPEPLSVSVNVSARQFQEPNFVGTVEQALVDSGLPPSRLQLEITEGLLLVVNINVADTLHALKRLGVRLSIDDFGTGYSSLAYLKQLPIDVLKIDRSFVAGIPERMDDAQIATTIITMAHGLGLRVVAEGIETERQVHFLREHGCDYGQGYFIARPLPEKEIARWFPKDHHWRAAQN, from the coding sequence TTGGACTTTTGCGGCCTGCTGGCCGCGGCCGTGGCGCTTTTTGCCGCCGCTTTCCCCGGGAAGGGCTTCGCCGACGGCGCCGAGCGCGCGGTCCGCGTCGGCGTCTGGGACAACCCGCCCATCGTTTTCCGTGATGCCGCAGGCCGCCACGCGGGCATCGCCATCGACGTGCTCGAGCAGATCGCGCGCGCGGAGGGCTGGGAGCTCGTGTACGAGCACGCACCCTGGGGCGAACTGCTCGAGCGCATGGAACGCGGCGAGATCGATCTGCTCACCGGCATCGGGTACAGCGCCGAGCGCGCCGGCCGCTTCGTGTTCACCGGCGAGAGCCTGATCGGGAACTGGGGCGTGGTGTACAAGGGCCGCGGGCTGCCGATCGCTTCTCCGCTCGACCTCGCGAACCGGCGTGTGGCGTTCATGCGCAACGCCATACACTCGGACGCCTTCGCCGACCTGCTGCGGCGGTTTCAGGTCCGCTTCACCGCCCTGTACACGGACAGTTACGAGGACGCGCTCAAGGCGGTGGCGACGGGCGCGGCGGACGCGGCCGTCGTCAACCGCGTCTTCGGCACGATGCACGCGCACCGCTACGCGGTGGACATCACCGGCATCGTCTTCAACCCGGTCTACGTGCACTACGCCGGCCACGCGGGAACGGCCGGACTCGTCGCGCGCATCGACGGACACCTCGCCCGGCTCAAGGCCCAGCCCGACTCGCCGTATTACGCGTCGCTCGAACGCTGGCTCACCGAGCACGAGGTGCGGGCGCCGACGTGGCTCCCGGCCGCGATCGCCGGCGGCGCCCTGGCCCTGACGCTGGTGGGCGGCGGCGCGTGGCTGCTGCGCATGCAGGTGCAGCGCCGCACGCGCGAGCTCGCGCTGCGCTCGAACGAGCTCGAAGCCGCGATCGAGCAGCGCCGCGAGGCGCAGGAGCGGCTCAAGCACTTCGCGCTCTACGACGCGCTCACGGGCCTCCCCAACCGCGCCTCGTTCCTCGAGCGCTTTCCCGTCTTCGTCGCGGAGCCCGAGCGCCAGAAGAGTCGCGCGGCGGTGCTCTTCATCGACATCGATCATCTCAAGACCGTCAACGAGAGCCTGGGGCACGCGGCGGGCGACGAACTGATCCGTGCGGTCGCAGAACGCCTCCGTGCCTGTCTGCGCGCGAACGACAGCATCTTTCGATTCGGCGGCGACGAGTTTCTGGTCGCGGCGAACCAGATCCATTCCATCGGCGACGCGGAGGCGGTCGCGTCGCGTCTGCTGCGGAGCCTCAAACAGCCGGTGGACATCGCGGGCCGACCGGTGTATGCGTCGGCCAGCATCGGCATCGCCGTCTACCCGGACGACGAAACGACCGTCGAAGGCCTGCTCAAGTGCGCGGACGCGGCGATGTACCACGCGAAGGAACACGGCCGCAACCGATACCAGCTCTACCGCTCCGGCCTGATCGACGCGGTGGTCGAGCGCCTCGACATCGACACCCGCCTGCGGCAGGCGCTCGAGCGCGCCGAGCTCACGCTGCACTACCAGCCGATCGTCGCGCTCGCGGACGGACGCGTCATCGGCACCGAGGCGCTGATACGATGGAACGACCCCGAGCACGGGCTGATGCGCCCCGACGTCTTCATCCCGCACGCGGAGCGCAGCGGCGCGATCGTTCCGGTCGGCGCGTGGGTGCTCTCCGAGGCTTGCCGCCAGGCGATCGCGTGGCACCAGGACAGCCCCGAGCCGCTCAGCGTCTCGGTCAACGTTTCCGCCCGCCAGTTCCAGGAGCCCAACTTCGTGGGCACGGTCGAGCAGGCGCTCGTCGACTCCGGCCTGCCCCCGAGCCGGTTGCAGCTCGAGATTACCGAAGGCCTGCTGCTCGTCGTCAATATCAACGTGGCGGACACGCTGCACGCGCTGAAGCGCCTCGGCGTCAGGCTGTCGATCGACGACTTCGGCACGGGGTACTCGAGCCTCGCCTATCTCAAGCAGCTGCCGATCGACGTGCTCAAGATCGACCGGTCGTTCGTGGCCGGCATCCCGGAACGCATGGACGACGCGCAGATCGCCACGACCATCATCACGATGGCGCACGGGCTCGGCCTGCGGGTCGTGGCGGAAGGCATCGAGACCGAGCGGCAGGTGCACTTCCTGCGCGAGCACGGCTGCGACTACGGACAGGGGTACTTCATCGCGCGCCCGCTGCCGGAGAAGGAAATCGCGCGCTGGTTCCCCAAGGACCACCACTGGCGCGCGGCGCAGAACTGA